agatccgctaggatttcaccattaagccaagctggtcgcctgccatatttactattctttcgactcatcgggatggtttgtccctgtaacctcaacagggattccttgaaatacagctagctctcctggactcctttccccttcaagttagtcccccaggggatcctcgccatccgttccctgagggagtcgaagtctgctttcctgaagtccagggtccgtatcctgctgcttacctttcttccctgcgtcaggatcctgaactcaaccaactcatggtcactgcctcccagattcccatccacttttgcttccctcactaattctacccggtttgtgagcagcaggtcaagaaaaggtCAAGAAAATCAAATaacttaattttcaaaagtgactagtgattttggatgccccaGTTTTTCAATGCCcaacttgaaatattttaaaggggactgcttttcaaaaagtgctgagccCCAACTTCTGAAATGTAGACCCTTCGCAGGCATCCAGAATTGGACACTaaaaattactagtcacttttgaaaatttaagttTTTATCTTTGTATGATCATGAAAGGGAAGAATACTGATAAAAGATGCACAATAGGAAAGTTTTAATATTTGTGCCTTGGAAATTTCAAACTGGAATCCGAATATAACCTGTAGACTGATTGAAGTCTAAGGAGTCTGATTGATCTGAGAAATTCTGATCAGATGATTGAGGTAAAATTTATAGTAATTTGAAAGAAATCTGTTGACAATCAGCTGTTTTACTAAAAGGCAAATGAAAACAGATCAGTTGATTAAGGTTAAAAAGATTAGACTCTCTGACCAATTGAACCATTACAAGCTTCCAAAGGAGGAGAGTAGATAACCAGAGTGTTTAAAAACAATTCACATTCTATACCACTGCCATGGTGTTATTTACATACTACAAACAGAGATAAATCTCCAGCATAAAagtaacaatattttatttttctttctccaaGTTTAAGTTTTCATTCTGCTTTATCAAATGCCTTTGGAGTGTTCTGAAGTTTCTCTTCCAACAACAACCTAAAATATTCTGGATGTGGTATTTATATAATCCCAGATTTAGTAATGTGCATTTTTACACTCATGATTACATACGTATAATTGTGAACACCTAGTGGTCAACTAAAACACTGCATTTATGTATATTATATAAAGGTCCTTGCACTGAATCATCACATGCCCAGGTGCAAAGTGTGTATGCATAATTTAGGCATCCATGTCTGAAAACTTGGCTCATAATGTTTAGTAATTATAAAACCTATTAACTCAAATGATTAGTAATAGTTCATAAATGTCATAGATGATAACTGAAGGCTACAGGGAGTGGTATATAAATATAATCGTATATTGTACCTATCTAGTGTATCTATACCTATCTACCTATGTactgaactgaaacatttcccCTAACAATGTTAAGACGCTTGCAGAGCCAGCTTTGGACGCTGGGAGCTATTCCTTTCCAAACTTCTCTTCAAGAGGGTAGTCACTAGGGCTCCTCACATCTTTCTGTCCCAAAACCAACAGGGGTGCTGCCATCTACAAAACTCCACAAGAATCCATCACTTCAGATAATCTTGCTGAGCCCTAAGATTGCAGCACTCTGTCATTTTGGGTCTTGCAAGTGTCCTCAAACTGGCTCTGGAGATTTGAGCACTGGTGTCCATATGAATCTTTGCAGGTTTCCTTAGCATGGACTGTTAGAAGTGCAGGCATTATGCTAAAAAGTTGGTGAACTGAATTTTTTCTCAGTTGAACCATATACATTTAAAGTACTGAATAGCTTCAGTGCTTCAGGATTCAGATATGTACCAAGAGCActctaaatattatttattatttgtgttatgggAGTGCCTGATAGCCCCACTCAAGCACTGAGCTACCATAATCAACCCTTATTACGAAGACAGTCTTTGCTCCAAACAGTTTACAAACTAAGCACGTACGCCGACTTTTAGCTCAACTTCTAATGGGCCAGTAGCTTAGTCTGCATTTCAACAGGATGTCAGCACTGCAGCTGACATTCCAACTTGTGCTATAAAATGGTACCCGCCCACATATCTATGATTAGAATTAAGCCCTAAATGTTCACTGTATTGAACTATTAAGTTTTTATACGAGGGAGCCCTATTTTCTTTAGTGCTTTTTATTATTGGCATGCTAACCTTCTGCACCAGTTAATCTAGGTCTGAGCTGGATTCAAATGCTAATTCCATGGCCACAGAAAGACTGCTCTCTGGCTTGCTGAGTCATGTGGGGAGCTCTGCAGAGGTGGAGAAGCCCAGGAGACTGAAGTCACTAATGCCTTCTCACTCTGTGGCAGGAGCATGCGGAAAGTGGAAAGTGAAACTTCCAGCCCGAAGACCTTTCAGCCACGTCTGAAGTTTCAGTGGTGCAGATGATCATCAGACTTCTTGTGAAAGCCCATCACTGTTGGGCTACATGGCCCATTTAAAACTGGAACTCTCCTGTCACTGCAgagggtggggaggcaggggatgCAGCTGCGAAATTTGCAGCAAAGTACGTCATGTTGAATATATTAGCCTTGCGCCCTGAGATCCACTTCCAGGCACAAACAAGGAGACAGCTGCTATAATGCTTAAAGCTATTTTAAACAACAGGTATTGTCGTGAAGTTCACTACAATCTGATCTGTCACGTTTGTTCACTATGGTATTTAAACAGTAAGCACAGAACCCAAAGCTTAAGGTAGCACCAAACACACCTAAGAAACCTTAGCTCTCCCCCTCTTCCATAATTCCAAAATGTTAAGTGATCCCCATTACTACctcctctttgtctctctcttttttaacaggtttcagagtaacagccgtgttagtctgtattcgcaaaaagaaaaggagtacttgtggcaccttagagactaaccaatttatttgagcatgagctttcgtgagccacagctcacttcatcagatgcataccgtggaaactgcagcagactttatatatacacagagaatatgaaacagtacctcctcccaccccactgtcctgctggtaatagcttatctaaagtaatcgtcaggttaggccatttccagcacaaatccaggttttctcaccctccacccccccacacaaattcactctcctgctggtgatagcccatccaaaatgacaactctttacacaatgtgcatgataatgaagttaggccatttcctgcacaaatccaggttctctcactccctcacccccctccaaaaaccacccccatacacacacaaactcactctcctgctggtaatagctcatccaaactgaccactctccaagtttaaatccaagttaaggatttaaacttggagagtggtcagtttggatgagctatggatttaaacttggagagtggtcagtttggatgagctattaccagcaggagagtgagtttgtgtgtgtatgggggtggtttttggaggggggtgagggagtgagagaacctggatttgtgcaggaaatggcctaacttcattatcatgcacattgtgtaaagagttgtcactttggatgggctatcaccagcaggagagtgaatttgtgtgggggggtggagggtgagaaaacctggatttgtgctggaaatggcctaacctgacgattactttagataagctattaccagcaggacagtggggtgggaggaggtactgtttcatattctctgtgtatatataaagtctgctgcagtttccacggtatgcatctgatgaagtgagctgtggctcacgaaagctcatgctcaaataaattggttagtctctaaggtgccacaagtactccttttctcttttttaaaaaactttcctaGGCCCTGATCTCACAAAGTGCTTCAGCACGTGTGTAAGTTTAAGCACGTGGATAATCCCattgaagaacataagaatgaccatactaggtcagaccaaaggtgccCAATGCCTCAATCACATcaccccttagtcacctcttttccaagctgaaaagtcccagccttattaatctctcctcgtacagaagctattccatacccactaatcattgttgttgcccttttctgaactttttccaattccaatatatcttttatgagatggggtgaccacatctgcacgcagtattcaagatctgggcataccatggatttatatagaggcaatatgatattatctgctttattatctatccctttcttaataattcccaacattctgttagcttttttgactgccactgcacattgagtgtgtgttttcagagaactatccacaatgactccaagatcgctTTTCTTGAgtggtggtaacagctaatttataccccattattttatatgtatacttgggattatgctttccaatgtgcattactttgcatttatcaacattaatttcatctgccatttcgttgcccggtcacccagttttgagagatccttttgtagctctttgcagtctgcctgggacttaactatcttgagtagttttgtatcatctgcaaatttggccacctcactgtttaccccgttttccagatcatttatgaatatgttgaataggactggtcccagtacagagccctgggggacaccactatttacctctccattctgaaaactgaccatttagttctaccctttgtttcctatcttttaaccagttaccgatccatgagaagaccttccctcttatctcatgacagcttactttgcttaagagcctttggtgagggaccttgtcaaaggctttctttaaatctaagtacactgtattcactggttcccaacaaattatgttcatctatgtgtctgacaattttgttcttgactatagtttcaaccagtttgccaggtactgaagtcaggcttactgacctgtaattgccaggatcatctctggagcccttttaaaaaattggcttcacattagctatcttccagtcatttggtacagaagctgatttaaatgatagattacagatgacagttagtagttctgcaattcacatttgagttccttcagaactcttgggtgaataccatctggtcctggtgacttattactgtttagtttatcagtttgttccaaaacctcctccaatgacacctcaatctgggacagttcctcagatctgtcacctaaaaagaatggctcaggtttgggaatctccctcacatcctcagccgtgaagactgatgcaaaaaattcatttagtttctctgcaatggccttatcgttcttgagtgctcctttagcatctcgatcgtctactggcctcactggttgtttagcaggcttcctgcttctgatgtagtcacaattttttttgctattactttttgagtctttcgctagctgttcttcaaattcctttttggccttcctaattatatttttacacttcatatgccagcgtttatgctcctttctattttcctcactaggatttaacttccactttttaaaggatgcctttttgcctcttactgcttcttttactttgttgtttagccacggtggcactgttttggttctcttactatgttttttaattcggggtatacatttaagttgagcctttattatggtgtctttaaaatgtttccatgcagcttgcagggatttcaccgttggcactgtaccttttcatttctgtttaactaacctcctcatttttgtgtagttccccctttctgaaattaaatgctacagtgttgggctgctgtggtgtttcccctgctacagggatgttaaatttaattatcttatggtcactattaccaagcggtccagctatattcacctcttggaccagatcctgtgctccacttagagcatggaattactctCTATGAATACATTCCTCACCGCTGTTACAGCTGGGGTGACCAGAAGCAGAGAGGAGTCCATCTTGACTCAGAGGCTACGCATTACCTTATTAATTGGTAGTCAGATTCCCTCAATCTACGTTCCGGTGAGTCTATTTGCTAGCTCCTTACACTGTTTCCTTCTTCCTACCAGCATCATGTCTGCCCTCTGTGCGTTAAACTTGAAGCAAACCTTGTCATCCCTCGGTTTATTTCTTCGAGACCCTGGGACATCCTGGTGATGGCTACATCAGAATGTAAAGTTGAGAACAAAAAAGTACACTGATGACATTCAGATTTACAGAGGACACTGGAGTCCGTGGCATCTTATGATCTCTCTAACATTTGGTCtatgctagaaaattaggtcagtttaactatgtcagtcagaggtgtgaaaaatccacaccctgagcagtgtagttaagctgacctaagtccccatgtagacagtgctaggttgacagaagaattcttccattgacctagctactgcctctcaaggagATGGATTACCTAAGCCAACAGGAAactccctcccatcagcataggtaatgtCTCCACTGAAGCCCTTCAGTGGTACAGCTATGCCATTGTAGCATTTTAAGCGTACACAAGACCTTAGTGATCTCATATATACTTTAAGTCATTTTCTCTGGCCTGCTCAAACCCCTTTGGGCCACTCCAGCAGCATAAATGGGGGTAGAAAATTATAAGATCTTCCAGTTGGGTATTCCTAGAGACTATTTTAACTTCCAGTAGGGACTGAACTGGCCCTAGGATCAAGCGTCTATAAAAGTTGCTGAAAGCTGCTTTCTCCTGGCACATGGCCTTACTCTGAGCACAGCTCAGCCAGATCGGGGAGCTTGGCCACTGGGGCAAATTCATCCCAGGTGTAACAACTTCTCATCTCTGGTTTAACTCTATTTACTGTGATGCAGTTCTAAATTTACcctttttttaactttattaaagtcaatggagttacactagaaATGAGTTTGGTCCTTTGCTCCAATTTCATCTCAGAACCTGACAGTTCTAAACCCTAAAGtttctgggccagatccaaagctagtgtaaattggcattgttCCATTTGGCCCTTTGTGTAGAAGTAACTATCTTACCCATAATGCTTTTAATTCTGTCACCCCTCTGTCAAGTTATAGCAGATTCTGACACCTTACAGACAGATTTCCCATTCAACAGCCTCTCGGTATATTCTTAATGCAACTTTTTTATTTCACTCTACAAGCACCAGCccttgaacagaggtggtcacaaacagtATATAGGCAATCCCGTCTTTTTGGGATCTCAATCCAAACACCAGTGCTTGGTTCCCAGGAAGCAATTCTGCTTTGATAAGTGACTCTAATTAGAGAGATTAAGGAAGAGCACAAACTCCCATGCTACCTACCACAGCTCCCTGaaaaaatacaaactttttttttaacgaCTGAACAGCACTCACATGCTCAGAAAAAGAACTGGGAAAACTACACAGAACAGCACCATGATGTGACTCCCACCACCACAACATCTTTCATGGTGGTTCCTTGTTACCCCTTAATACTTTCAAAAAAGCGAcaccttaaaaattaaaataaatggtgtTTTCTCTATTATGACATAGGTTATTTCATAATGTACTGACAGAAAGAATTCATTCGCTCAAACAGAATCCTTAAAATACAAGATCACAGGTGTGATGCCAGCTTAGTCCATTTCCCTTGGGAATAACTGGCTTTCTAATGCTTTTAGAATAGTTTCAAACTATGGCATGTGTTTTGGAAAAAGCTACCATCACACTTTGCAGAAATCCTTTACACTTGAGAAAATATTCAGAAACCCACTACCTTTTGTCACAAAACCAAGCTAACCAATTTAACCATTTTCTCTTCAATAGACcactgaagaaaaagaaagaagcctTTCAATGTGAGAGCGAAGCTCTTCTTTCTTGGAAACCTAGCCCTTATTGCCAGTAAATATGGAGATTGCTTTTACAAACGTCACAGCTGGTGTGGTCAAACTAGCTGAAAGTGGAGCAAGATGTATCAAAatagagcaacaaaagtgatctACCAACACATCAGCACTATATTATCTATATGAACATCTCAACAGAAAAGCTGCTGTGAGGGTTCACAAAATTAGGTTAACCTTTGTCATCTAACCAGTCTTTTTATATCCCACAGGCTGCTGTGACTATACCAGaggcaggaaggagtggggagaatGAGACCGTATTCTCTTTTCAGGTCTGGTCTTCTTTTAGTTCTACTGTGTCTTTTCATTGCtgaaggcaaaaaggcatcctcaGGCTGTCGAAAAGGAATGATCTCCAAAGTGACAGAGAACCTATATGTCAAGGCAACTACTTTCAAAGCATCTATTCCAGTAAGTTAATCCCATTGGTTGGAAAGATTATATGTTCATTTTTAATTACTTACAGATATTTCTGTGGCatcagagtatctgagcacctggcaATTTTAATAAATTAATCCTCACTACACTGCCATGAGATTGGACAGTATTGTTATCCCAGTTTTAAAGATGGGTAAAACAAGGGGGCATAGACAGgtcaagtgactttcccaaggtcatggaggaagtgtgtggcagagttgagaacagaactcagatctcctgagttctagtcctatgtattaatgattattatttacttgtattaccagagcacctaggagccccagccatgtcccatgaccccattgcgctaggtgctatacaaacacagaacaaaaaatccATCTTTCCTCCTTCTGATCTGGAGGGGAAGGTTAGATGTACATTAATCTAAATTAAAATTCATTATTCTTTGTAGAAAGATCTCATCAAGAACAGAAGATTGTTAAAAAAGACAACCAAAAATTTGTTTATGGTAAGATCTGGATTCTTTGTTTTCCACTTCTTTACTTTGATCATATTTCGTTCTGAAGGAGGTCGGAGGGACTGATCAAAAGGAATGGTTTCTGTTAGAGAATTTGGTGATTTGTATTTAATTCTGAGGGACAATATTAGACTGAGGACCATAGATTGAAAAACTCCCTACGAATAACACATTGGGCTATTAACACTGAAAAAGATTCTCTTACAGGCCCCCCAGCACTGGGATGtagggggagggaatgggaaagggaAGGGCTGAGTGACTGTAGTGCCAGGTGGGGGCAGTTGGAGGCACTTTGTCCCTGTATAAGGTAGAGGCTGGCATACTGTCTGGGATGATAGCTGGGAAGACTAGTACTGGTGCTTGGGAAGGGGGGAACGGGGGGAAGCGCATGCCGCACCAGTGAAAATGGTATAGCAGGTGCTCTTCCCCAGCTGTACTTTCCAGGGACTAGCTAGTTCACCTGAGGGCCAAGGCCATAGTTATGCCCCCATCTGCCCACATATGGCCTGTTAGGGTGTGTATTATGGCAGGAAGGCTAGTGGCCCCACATAGCATTCCGGAATCCCAAACAGCTGTGCtgaatttcccccctcccccagtgcaatATTGCACTGGAAGAGGAGAATTGGACTCCTGCCTCCCGGTGAATCCACATAAGGACACCTATAATTTGGCCCAAATAATGTAATTTGGGGTTCACTATATTTGCTACATGTCTATGTTTCGCATTCTAGGACAGAAAATAATAGATTCATTGATTATACTTTTGTTAATGATCAGTCTCTGGTGTATTTCGCTTTCGGGTTAGCACAATATTGCATTGTCTGGGTTGCAATCCCCCCTGTGGTAATGTTTATTTgttcaaaaaaataaaagcaaatggcTGTCCATCGGGACGATAAAGAAATTGACGAAAGGATTCCTATTGCCTGTCTGTTTTATAAATGGTGAATTTGATAAAACTTAAATTTTAGGCCAGATTTGATGTGACACTTTCACATTGAATTAATGTctgatgtattttgttttcagaaaaattGCAGCGTTCGAGATCAGCTTCTCTCATTCTatgtgaaaaatgtttttggaGGCCTTGATTTTGGAAGTGAAAATGTCTACCTGGCTAGCGCCTTTCAGGCCCTGCAGGAGAACCTAAACAACTGTGTGAGTATCTTCTTTGAAGCCAAGTGAGCCAGGCTATCCTAAGCACCAGAAAAGGGCTAGATCATCCTTTTAGCAGGCGGGGTGATTCAGAGCTCTCTGAGGAGCACAATGCTTTCCTGGGGCTTCCCAGTTGTGCGGGGGAAATTTTACTACACTCATTTAGCATACGCCTAATGCTAGCGCTGctctgtgtgtgcgcatgtgtacCATAGAGCCTACTCCCAACCCACTCTCCACCtactgcttccagggtgcagctaCAACCTGAGCACTGAGGCTGCAATTGGACAGGTAGAGCTGGAAGAGGGGGACTCTGAACTCTATCCTATGTCCCAGCACAGCAGGGCACAATCTCCTGGAGGTTAGCTGGAGGTTGTCTTGTGCCAACACAGAAAACACTCCATGTGAGGGAAGCCTGAAGACACGTTTTTTTCCCTCACAGAAGACTCCTAACTCCACTGACCTCCATAATAACTAGAGATGCTCACAGAGCATAATACCTGTTATGTGTTCCTACTTCAGCAATGTACCTTTAAGGAGTGGCTAATTCTTACCCACACTTCATTAATGCAGcaaaaaaataatatttccatTTGAAACCGCTGCTCGTGTTTCATCAAAAATGAGACAAGAATCCCAAAGTATTTTGAAACAATTTTCACTGTATCATGAAACATCAGTTATTTACTTTCCTGAATTTTATTTGTATGAAAACAGGATTGTTGGTCCTTAGAAATTCATCCCCTCCACCTGTTTTCTCTCACTTGAAATCACAATCCCTTGTCATAATCTCTTCCAGTCATGGTGTCACAAACAGAGGATTCTGATAATAAgtgaccataggtgctggaactagaagtGTGCTTGACGTGGTTTcgatcatatccagggtttacagttcggttcaatgcctctcagcacccccactatacaaattgttccagcacccctggaaatGACTAGCCGTttatatacagatgaggaatgAAAGAGGGTAGAAATGTATGACACAAGTCATAGAATCAAAATGTATCTAATTATATCTATTAATAAATGTATAAGTAGATATTAATTccatacaaatatttgcagtacaAAATAATCAAATGTAGAGAAGCCCTTGCAGCATTACAGCTCAACTAAAACACATTCTACATGTTTGTACCAcatgaaaacattaaaatatcaaTGGGAAAATCCCCACCAGTACTCAGACTCTATCGTTAAGGACATCCTAGGTTTTTGTATGTTATAgcaattttttatatatacatatatatatatatatgtatatactaCATTCATACATACATGCATGCACACCCATCATGCAGTGTGCCATAATTTGATGTCTTTGACATGTTCAGTTTGCCATATTGTATTTAAAAGGTAAAGAAATTCCACTGTTTTTTCAGAAAATCAATTATGCCATTAAAGGCACCAACACATTCCAAGAAACTCAAACTACCAGCAATGACTGAATTATGCATATTAATTACTACCAAATAATTGCACTCTTTGCAACCTGTAGCACACTCTAACCTACAAATAACTTGGATCCTGTACTGTATAACTATGTAGACAAGATACACGGGGTTTTTTGTTGTATTGCACATTTAGAGCCAGTGCTTACTCGATAAAAATCTAAGTATTTTAGAGTTTAGATTTCTGGATATTGACAGGAACtatactgaaaaaatatttatagGCGGGAGAAGTCCCCTTCTCTTCTACTAGGAAAAAACAGGTATTTGAGAAAAGATTTAACATTAGCTTTCAGAATTTACTATAAGGCAAGATTTCTAATTTTTGTCATTTCGACAGCACTTTTAAAAGTAAACGCTATACTGATTTTAAATCAATGATACAAAATCTTACATAAGAATAACATAAAATGTAGACAAAGAACAAAACCCAATGAATACTTTACACGAAGTCCTGGATTGCTATACCGCTtcacccccaaagagcttagcaATCTCATGATCCTCTTATTTGCACATCTGTTGTCTCCTTTAGATAAGATACATTCTTCCTTTTTATGATTTATCTTATGTATAAGATGCTCATAAGAAGgaatttcttccaagtcaacatgCCGGTCTCAGAGGAGTGGCACATAATGATGGTGCCACCTTCCGGGGAATCAAGTTCTTGGGACAACCAAGGCAATAGTAATTCATTATCAGACAAGCATCTTGTATAGTCCCATGTACTCCAGAAAAGTCATATAGCTAAGATAGTTCTGACTCAGTCAGTAACATATGATTCCATACTATATATAAAAACTTCTATTTTTTGACCAAATATTTCTGATATAAAGGCCCTACCAAATAATGCGCGCTATATTATCATTCTGATTATTACACCATCAGCTCAAGTCATTATCCAGTAGGCTATGGGAAAATTTTTCACAAGCATCTACCTGATTTAAGAGACAAAatctcactttcaaaagtgacttaggtactGAGGATCCttattcccatttatttcaatgagacGTGTTCTCCcgtgcctaaatctcttttggaaatggatttaggctcctatgtcacttaaagcttttgaaaattttaccttacaTTTGAATAATGTGCCCAAATCCAACAAATTCATTGCATGATTTGAATTGTTGCAATTTAATTTCAGACTCACTAGCAGATCTTACACCGCAGCCCAAACATAATCTATCTAATCATATAGAGAGCTCACTTTCCCATTAGGTGGAAAGAACAGTTGTATAATATGTATGAACACTTGGGGCAGAATTATTCTCTATAAATTATTTTGGGGCAATTTTATGTCCTGTATTTTACAGAAGGTCacattagatgat
The Eretmochelys imbricata isolate rEreImb1 chromosome 1, rEreImb1.hap1, whole genome shotgun sequence DNA segment above includes these coding regions:
- the IL26 gene encoding interleukin-26; this translates as MRPYSLFRSGLLLVLLCLFIAEGKKASSGCRKGMISKVTENLYVKATTFKASIPKDLIKNRRLLKKTTKNLFMKNCSVRDQLLSFYVKNVFGGLDFGSENVYLASAFQALQENLNNCLPCAPSTRITTAVKKIKKTFDKLGEKGIYKAISELDILLPWIQTYIETIK